In Anoplopoma fimbria isolate UVic2021 breed Golden Eagle Sablefish chromosome 7, Afim_UVic_2022, whole genome shotgun sequence, the DNA window gtatatattgtatatttactgtatatactgtactgtatatattgtatatttactgtatatactgtactgtatatattgtcCAGCAGCAGTCTGACCTTTAGCTGTGAGCGTTTTATTTGCTGCTGCGTATTAAAACTGATCCCAGATCAGTTTTAATCGGGTTAagcctctctgctgcagaaACAGTCGAGTTCAATGAAAGCTTTATTGTTTCTCTCAGCTGACGATTGTTTTCATTACAGCTTTTCATTACACAGGTGATTAAAAATGTGACGGAAAATAAAGGTGAAAGAAGAAACTCTGATTTTAGATTTTATGGAGGAGTTTAGAAGTTTAAGAGTTACATTTAAAGCTGACTTTTCCAAGAGAAGTGTCCTAGTAACTCAACATGTggaaattcttcttcttcttcgtcagTTCTGTAAGACGACTAGGAAGCTGCTGTTGAACCAGCGCGTTGCCAAGGCGACGGCGGTGATGGGGTTGTGcctgctgctccacctcagGGTCGTGACCTTCTGCTCCACCTTGCTGGTCGTCCTGCTGCCCTTCCTCATCTGGATGGCCGCCTGAATAATAAAGATCAGTAGaaatatatgtaaacaatgacatgataataaataataaaaactgtatttttgagTTTGTGGTATTTGCTTTGCTGCTATAATCATAAATGTtctgttattctgtttattaaaaagaaacatacacAGGTGTGCTTGATGTATTTATGAAAGTGTGTCCTGACAAAGGTCCACAGTAGGGATGTCCCGATCCGATATTTGGATCGGATCGGCCGCCGATATTagcaaaaaaatgcatatcAATAACGGATCGGCCTGCACGGGAAAATCCCGATCCGGACTCCCGATCCAGTTTGTTTTCAAAACTCCGGTCCGTGTTTTCGAGCGCACCAATGTAGGTAATCCATTCcagtttttttcagcttttcccCCCAAATCCGGTCCGCGTTGTTCAGCACACCTAGTGACCTGTCCAGCATCGTGCATGTCCCACTAAGGATTTAAAGTTATCGATAAAAATGTCAGCTGTGTGGGATTATTTTACCCTAAAAAACGAAAAAGACGAACAGGCGGAGTGCAATACTTGCCACAACAAAGTCAAGCGTGGTGGTAAAGCAGTAAGACATTTTAATACGACCAACCTGATCAAGCATTTAGCGAAATACcaccaaaaacaacatgaagcGTTTCTAAAGAAAACCGAAGACAAGAAAAGGAAAGGTCCTACACAACCAACACTGGCAGAAACGTTTGCAAAGCGTGACAAACTGCCACAAAACAGTGCCAAAGCCCAGGGAATAACAAGAGTTATTGCCGAGGAGATAATACTGGATGACGAGCCACTATCTCTCGTGAGTAAAGTCGGGTTTAGACGCAGCATCGAACACCTTGAACCACGGTACAATATGCCCAACCACAAAATATGGTACAATAAAGTGCCCAGCCAAAATAAGCCTTTAATTATATCGGTATCGGATCGGAAGTGCAAAAAGCTGGATCGGGACATCCCTAGTCCACAGACTGAAAGGGCAAGATATGAGATCAAGAAGGGGAATTTATATTTCTctcatatttctttaatttataaaaagtTAACATACTTTtatctaattttattttaattatttataatattcatgttattttcattattttattaaaaaaaatgtttttttaattttgtatatattataatatatttattttttttttttttttttaaatattatataaatattttttcattattattgtaaattgaaatttaatttttttgtattatttaaaaaaaatatatatatatatatttttaatttagtaCTATTtaaaatttgttgttttttaactaaagtttttttctttgctttatcAATTTAAATCTggaactttaaaaaacaaaacagtgcataaaaataaatagggCAAGATATAAGGTCCAATTTATATATctctcatatttttttatttattaaaaatgtaatgttatttaatttaatataattaaaatatatatatatatcttttatatcttttatttgtttcaatttttttatttagtattattaaaaatgtgttttttaattattattattatttttaaaatatttttaattattatcttttaattattattatttaaaaaataaattatatagtttttgtttcaatttttttattttgtattatttaaaatgtgtttttttaaagattttattttagatgtgctgggttttattttcatttcttttatttaattttcttctcGCGTCCTCCATGCCGTTACTCCTCCGGTACTGCAGGTGGCGTCCTTTCATCATTtctaaatttatttaaaatgtaatgtaatttaatttaaaaagatatatttttcattattattattattattatggaaaataaattattcatttttgtttcaatttttttatttaagattattaaaaataataataataaatattatcattattattttttaatatccatccattccatccattttccgtaacctgcttatccagttaagggtcgcagggtatttttaatattctttatatttattttattattaaaagaaaaagatttgaatgaaaaaatatgtgtttttttaagattttattttaaatgtgctgtattatatttaaatattattataaatgttctTCTCGCGTCCTCCATGCCGTTACTCCCGGTACTGCAGGTGGCGTcctttcatcatttttaaatttatttaaaatgtaatgtaatttaatttaaaaagatatatttttcattattattattattattattttggaaaataaattattcatttttgtttcaattttttttatttaagattattaaaaataataatacatattattattattgtttttaatattctttatatttattttattatttaaaaaaatcatatgttTTTTAGATGTGCTgcattatgtttaaatattattattagttctCTTCTCGTGTCCTCCATGCTGTTACTCCTCCGGTCCTGCAGGTGGCGTCTTGCAGTTTGCAGTCCTCCAATGAACCAACGAAGAAGAAGCAGGATCAACAACACAGAACCAAGATGGCGGCCTCCACTCGCTCCGCGTCTAAGGCGGAGATGCTGCGGGGACTCGTAGCCGACAAGCTGTCCACGGCCGCGCAGGAGATCTTCGCCGTGGTGGAGAGCACCGTGTCCGGCTACGAGGAGGAGGCGTCGGGCctgaggagggaggtggagcggcagaggaggctgctggagctgctgctgccgccggaCATCAAGGAGGAGGCCACATCCGGGGACTCCGCGTCACACGTGACGTCACCGCTCACCTGGATCAAAGAGGAGGCGACAGGTGAGAGGGCTGCTTTAACGACATCCGGGGACTCTGCGTCACACGTGACGTCATCACGCACAGTAGTAGTTATATTTATGAcgtcagtacttttactgtgtttagtggacttttacttcagtaggatttgaaatgtcatttttattaacCTACTTTTAcgagtattattttatttattttatttattttatttattttatttattttatttattttatttattttatttattttattttattaaatgtatttattatttattttattaaatgtatttattatttattctattcctatttttctttttaatttatttaatttatttaattaaattcatttttttaactcttattttattttatttattttattaaatttaatgcatttgtttataatttaaatcttaattatttattcattaaaaaaatatttaatttattcatttttattcttatttttgtttttcattttgtttttgttttaatttattttattacatttttttattcttatttcattttttgtttttgttttaattgtattaatttaaattgtattttattacattttaattgtaatttttttattcagtattttttattttttttgttttattttctttctttaatttgaaattatttacttttagttttcatAAGTTGCACTGCATACAATCTTTAACATAAGCaggattttaaatgtcttttttttaaacgtttttttaaagtattacaTTGTCGTACaagtactcaagtaaagtatctGAGTACTACTTCTTCCAACACTGGAATAATTTAGtgattttaatgtgtatttttatacaCTATAGTGATGACGGAGAGGatatttaaaaatctatttcGTGTTTCCATTTATTATGAACATTTAATAgtgttttagaaaatgaaatgtattattaaatgaaatttttcactgaataaaataaataaagaaaacatctctTTTGGATCCAGATGATCAGTTTCCTGTCAGTCAGccggctggaggaggaggaggaggaggaggaggaggaggaagaacctcctgaagaggaagagaagtaCTCGTATGAGCTGAGTACGTCTTTAAatcttctttaaaaataattaataaagttatttagtCAGCTGGTTTTAGTTTTCTGACACAACAATtcataaaggaaaaatatatcgacacataaaacataaaacaatcacttcattatttacttcatttatttaaataatacttCTCGTATATACTCAACTGTCTAACTATCTAGgctattaatattataattattattataataataattatattataataattatttatatttttataattattattatattattattattattatcattattatcattattatcataattagcaaGCTCCTGTTAGTATAACAATTAGTGAACTGtcataaccttttttatttattatgtatacatttttataactttatttaaatgtgttattattattgttattaatcgCGAGGTCCTTTAAGTTAAACAATTAGTGAACTGTTtgtcataacattttttaaaatttattatgtatatatttttataacttttctAAAAAGaacattgttaatattattattattattattattattattattattattattattataagcatGCTTCTCTTACTAAAACAATTAGTTCACttttattatactattttttaacttgtgaatgtgttttcttaACCTGCTCTTTTTATTAATGGAATATGATTTTACAGGTCAGAAGAATCAAATATCCCGACGACGGCTGTGatgtttgtttataataaaataagtttttgatTCTCTTTATTTGTAGCAATAAAAATGTTCCAAAATGATGTGAAATTGCACATTTTTGGGTCAAAAACCTTCAGATATTTCTTGAGGGAGTTCCAccaattaaactttattaacacattatgtgcatgacacaaaaatatcaatcaatcaatcaatcaatcaatcaattatatATGAGGCTGGTATTTGATCAGGGTGTGTTGGTATTTCACATGTcgagataaaacacaaacatttttctacttttaatactttaaggACATTTTCCTGACTTTACTAacgtacttttactgaagtaatattttcaatgcagtactttttagagtgaagtattagtacttctacttcagtaaaggatctaaatacttcctccaagaaaaaacacaaagtttaaaaaaaaaaatgaacaaagtttAATTGATgcaaaatcaaaatgttgactctttttatttctttgttctttttattcagGCGTTGAGGACTCAGGGAGTCGGGACGTCTTCGGCCacgctgaggaagaggagggtgaagaagaagaggaggagtcaGCTGAGGACCCGGTTCAGAGCACCAGTCTGGATCAGGAGGATCCGAGGGACCCGGATCATCAGAGACCGTCTGTGGAGAGGAGGGTAACACACCAATGAGCCCCTTTAACTCTTCATCTGgttgacatgttccttcatcaccatcaacacGGTTTGAAGGAAGAAGCTTCCGTCACGTGATGAAGACTGAAGAAGACTGTGAGATGCAGACAGAAGATCCAAATAGATCCTAAACTGGACCTTTTTTAGCTCCCAATGGTCAAATTTAACACctgtacatttacacatttaaaaagtcaacttttGATTTCTTTCAGGCAGCAAAGAACACGGAGGAAGATCTTCCTCCTCAGATAAAAGAAGAAGACGACGACAGCGGTGATGAAAGAATCGATGAAAACCGTCCGCATGCGAGGTGAGTCGACAAAAAGACATCgtgctttatgtttttattaacttGACCAAAGGTCAACGGACTGAGAGCTTAGTCATTAAAAAACCTGCACTTTACAATTCTTTTGTTTGTAGATTTTTGCGttcattgaataaaataataaacataattatggCAACGTTTAAGaacaaaaaatttttttttttttttttattctttaatttaattaaaaaagactgcactttttccatttattttattcttttggaTTCAATGAAGAAAatagtaaatatgaatatgGCAGCGTATTAAAAGGAGATTTGTTTAGATTTctgaaatctctttttttcttttaatttagttttgtaAGCTTCACTtacaaaactaaattaaaattaaaaataaaagtctgctGCAACTTATTGGTCTATGAACTGATTATTGTTGAGCGGAGGATTAAGGTGAAGTTAGACATCAGGGTTGTGCCAAACACgagtgtttttaaagtaaaggttacagtgtttttaaaacagAGATATTATTTCATGGTTTCTGTTCCTCTTGTGTCCCGTAGTGCCGATGACGAGATTTCCGGGGAGTCGTTCTGTTCTATAAAGGAAgtccactctctctctgtgacggAGAGAACATCAGCCGATCTTCATCAGAGTGAAGGTTTAGGGGAGGATTCAGTGTTCAAGGTGAAGGATTCTGGTTCACAGTCAATAATAATGATGTCGGAGTTATAATACATGAGAGTGTGCAGATTATTTATGAAGAAGTTTCTCTCCTGTCCGGgctcaaaaaaagtcataattaaaatgtttaatataattattattacatagagaaagaaaaaagactgaCATATTTTTTGGTCTATTAAATGATCCacaaatttaattattttttattttttgagaatCGTTTAAATTTCCGAAGACATAATTTGAGaagaaacagtttgtttgtagtccattacaaaaatgtgaaaGAGGAAAATTAATGATCACAGTTTATATTCAATAGAAACACTGAAGGTaatctccctgtctgtctctctgttgctATAGAAAccgagaggaggagcaggaccCAAGAAGCACAGCTGTCAGCACTGTGACAAGTCCTTCACCACATCGAGATATTTAAAGATTCACGAGAGAGCCCACTTTGGAGAGAAACCGTACAGCTGTGACAAATGTGGGAAAGCTTTCACCACTCCGTTTGACCTGAAGAGACACCAGCGCGTTCACACTCGAGAGAAACTACATGGCTGCGATCAATGTGGAAAAACTTTTTTCGATCAAAGTAGCCTTAAAGCCCACCAGCGCACGCATACTGGAGAGAAACCGTATCAGTGTGAACAGTGTGGGAAAGCGTTCACTCAGTTGGCGcagttaaaaatccacaaacGCAGCCACACGGGAGAGAGACCGTACAGCTGTGACCAATGCGAGAAAGTTTTCGCAACTCAAGGTGTCCTGAGGATCCACAGACGCATTCACTCCGGAGAGAAACCGCACAGATGTGATCACTGCGGGAAGGCTTGCACTACAGCAAGCGACCTTAAAATCCACCAACGCATTCACACTGGAGAGAAACCCTACAGTTGTGATCAGTGTGAGAAAACTTGCACCACTCTGGGACACTTGAAAATCCACAGACGAGTTCACACTGGAGAGAAACCATACGGCTGTGATCAGTGTGGGAAAGCTTTCACTACTGCAAGTAACCTGAAAATCCACCACCGCAGTCACACTGGAGAGAAACCCTACAGCTGTGAGTACTGTGAGAAAACGTTCACCATTTCAGCGCTCCTGAAAATCCACAGACGAGTTCACACTGGAGAGAAACCGTACAGCTGCGATCAATGTGGGAAAGCTTTCACCACGCAAGGTAATCTGAAAAGCCACGAACGTGTTCACGTCGGGGAGAAACCATACGGCTTGAATCAGTGAGGAAAAACTTCACATTTTGATGGTAGAAACCTGAAAGGACACCAAACATAACATGAGtgtaataattgttattttaaatttgtgGTATTTGCTGTgctaatataacataacatgtACTGTAATACATATTGGCTACACATTTTAATAACCTATATGCTAAAGACTAAAACTACAGTTttgaactacatttcccatgtaTACTTGCTTGACAAAGCACAGAACTGCATGATGTAAATAGGTTCGTTTGAGTTGAACTGTGCCTTGAAAGAGGACgagagcagcggcagcagcacaGGGTGTCCTGTTCATTACGtctgtaggctacctgtagtttacagactacctgtagtttatagactacctgtagtttgtAGGTTACCTGTAgcttatagactacgtttgtagactacctgtagtttatagactacgtttgtagactacctgtagtttatagactacgtttgtaggctacctgtagtttacagactacctgtagtttatagactacctgtagtttatagactacctgtagtttacgtttgtagactacctgtagtttatagactacgtttataggctacctgtagtttatagactacctgtagtttatagactacctgtagttcatagactacgtttgtaggctacctgtagtttacagactacgtttgtaggctacctgtagcttatagactacctgtagtttatagactacgtttgtaggctacctatGATTTGTAGTCCATcagtttgtaggctacctgtagtttatagactacctgttTTATAGGCTACCTGGTTTGGGTTCTAtgatgtccatcagtgacagtAGTTCTCTCCTTTAAAGAGTTAATCTGTGGACTGAACACATGTTGACATCAAGatggaattaggctttctcaataaatatctttatttacagatactaaataaataaccttatatattatgataataataataataattattattattaccagccaaatcattgcacaacgtgagtccattagccaacaatctagcgtcaaatcttacatttacacagaaaataagaattttctacaaaacgtgcttgttgtcaaaactaacagccaatcagctctctgatcaggagacagcaggtgtttcccatcatgcactgcgcCATGCAGTCGGCTCTAAAACCTGCAGCCGCCTCGCTCTCTGAGGTCATCGTTGCCAacgtgttcatgacgtcagagcaagtcgggatcaagtcggacacaaatctacccagcatgcattgcatTGTCTGTGATTCAGACTCTAATtttctcaatttattttattataattttatattttcttttgttttaatttaatgtttgatttaattttgtttgattacattttttaatataatttattttaattttcgGGCGTTACGTGCCACACTATTTCTTGTGGAgactaccccccccccccccaatacaTTCTTGTATTTTACCACTGCAagcattatatattattattatatgtatatatatatatatatatatatgtaaattgCAATAAACGTATAAAAAGGATGCAGAAATAACTACATAGtgatgcagatttgtaaaaagtctgatttcatgttttgttagttctctaaACAAGAAGATAagcaaacagtttttaaaatgcttgttttctgaatggagtttggtttgatcgatgctatgctaagctaacatcgTAGCAGCTCCATCAACACTGAACATAACGTCATGTAGGAGTAAAAACGGCAGCGTGGTTTGTACCATATGgttcatacacaaacactgaaCATGCGTTTAGTTACTTAGTTCTTTAACCGTTGCTCATATAATTGAAGTCGACCACAAACTCGAGTGTCTCCACGTTTTCCTTAAAGCGGTTCTCGAGGTGTCAGCGTTCATTTTGAGACGAGATCTAAAGCAGATCTGAGAAAAGTGCTTAATTAAAGTTAAGTTTTAATTGCcaaaaaatcattacattttaataaactcttttttatgccattttttttattaatcctGTGTCGAATGTCATCAGATTATAATGAATGcagtaaataatattattattatttcaaatggaaaacaaaaatccaGTTTTAACATTCTTTGAGGATCATTCcgtctgtcttttctttgtatgttcTGGTTTTTGATGACGAGGATGATGAAGGTCTATCTGCTGTGATTTGAtccagtgaagaagaagacgaggCGGCGAATAAACagaaactacaaacaaacaaaaaacgctTCAGAAATGAAAGTCACagaaatgagacaaaaagaCGTTTGTTCTTTTGGAATTCTGATGGAACCAGATTTTATTGTATGTTCATGATTTTATTCCGTTTTAACGCCTGTTTGCATTCAgttttgtaaagaaaacattgaaCTGTATAAATCATCTGATCTGTTGTTGAgactttgacttgttttttcaGTGTTCGACACAAAGAGAAGCTTTCACTCTTCAAGCCAATCTGAACAAACATTCATATTAAATGTgcatatttagttatttaaataataaataattagtaATCAGCTGCTGCGTTGTTCTAAAGTCAACAAAATAATGGTAATCAACAGTAAATGAAGGAGGGTGATGCAAGAAGAACAAGACGAGGGGGTTGTTccagtttttatttaatctaaattcatattttcatttcattcatttttcatttaattattgataAATCCTCACAGCCCTTTAATTTTACCTAATTCAAATatattagattttatttaactttaccTTATTTAATCTGaattctgaatttattttgtttatttatttatttattagttaattaagttaaaatactttcttttcttttaccccaaaaattattttatttcactttaaataatttaacattagtTCATATTcaattttatgtatttattaattcatgagTTAATCCTCACAGCCCTTCAATTTGACGTCATATAATATGGTTAATTTtac includes these proteins:
- the LOC129093808 gene encoding zinc finger protein 436-like; amino-acid sequence: MSRSDIWIGSAADISKKMHINNGSACTGKSRSGLPIQFVFKTPVRVFERTNVASCSLQSSNEPTKKKQDQQHRTKMAASTRSASKAEMLRGLVADKLSTAAQEIFAVVESTVSGYEEEASGLRREPPEEEEKYSYELSVEDSGSRDVFGHAEEEEGEEEEEESAEDPVQSTSLDQEDPRDPDHQRPSVERRAAKNTEEDLPPQIKEEDDDSGDERIDENRPHASADDEISGESFCSIKEVHSLSVTERTSADLHQSEGLGEDSVFKKPRGGAGPKKHSCQHCDKSFTTSRYLKIHERAHFGEKPYSCDKCGKAFTTPFDLKRHQRVHTREKLHGCDQCGKTFFDQSSLKAHQRTHTGEKPYQCEQCGKAFTQLAQLKIHKRSHTGERPYSCDQCEKVFATQGVLRIHRRIHSGEKPHRCDHCGKACTTASDLKIHQRIHTGEKPYSCDQCEKTCTTLGHLKIHRRVHTGEKPYGCDQCGKAFTTASNLKIHHRSHTGEKPYSCEYCEKTFTISALLKIHRRVHTGEKPYSCDQCGKAFTTQGNLKSHERVHVGEKPYGLNQ